One Canis lupus familiaris isolate Mischka breed German Shepherd chromosome 20, alternate assembly UU_Cfam_GSD_1.0, whole genome shotgun sequence genomic region harbors:
- the C2CD4C gene encoding C2 calcium-dependent domain-containing protein 4C, whose amino-acid sequence MRKTNMWFLERLRGSGEHGTPGSEAGDKAAKGPLYSNVLTPDKIPDFFIPPKLPAGPTDAEGQAEPGPAAAAAEQNPASGPPRRAPRSPRLPAKLAAESKNLLKAATRHVIQIESAEDWPVEEAATNADPQAQGAMSLPSVPKAQTSYGFATLAESPHTRRKESLFHSEHGALAQVGSPGAGRRRGGATKANGGDGVPREAAGALMSPSRYFSGGESDTGSSAESSPFGSPLLSRSVSLLKGFAQDSQAKVSQLKQSAGRHGSLAAEDGAPDTSPGARRRLTRRAAPEPGPETGQVPRAEHAVRVGPRGSVRLLAEYEAAQARLRVRLLAAEGLYDCLCDARSINCCVGLCLVPGKLQKQRSTIIKNSRHPVFNEDFFFDGLGPASVRKLALRIKVVNKGSSLKRDTLLGEKELPLTSLLPSL is encoded by the coding sequence ATGAGGAAGACCAACATGTGGTTCTTGGAGCGGCTCCGGGGGTCTGGGGAGCACGGGACCCCCGGGAGCGAGGCCGGGGACAAGGCCGCCAAGGGGCCCCTGTACAGCAACGTGCTGACCCCCGACAAGATCCCCGACTTCTTCATACCCCCCAAGCTGCCCGCCGGCCCCACGGATGCCGAGGGGCAGGCCGAGCCGGGCCCCGCAGCAGCAGCCGCAGAGCAGAACCCGGCCTCGGGCCCGCCCCGCcgagccccccggagcccccggctGCCGGCCAAGTTGGCAGCTGAGAGCAAGAACCTGCTGAAGGCGGCCACGCGACATGTGATCCAGATTGAGAGCGCGGAGGACTGGCCGGTGGAGGAGGCTGCCACCAACGCCGACCCCCAGGCCCAGGGCGCCATGTCCCTGCCGTCGGTGCCCAAGGCTCAGACATCCTATGGCTTCGCCACGTTGGCCGAGAGCCCGCACACGCGGCGCAAGGAGTCCCTGTTCCACAGCGAGCACGGGGCCCTGGCTCAGGTGGGCTCCCCGGGGGCCGGTCGCCGTCGGGGGGGCGCCACCAAGGCCAACGGGGGTGACGGGGTGCCCAGGGAGGCGGCGGGGGCCCTCATGAGCCCCAGCCGCTACTTCAGCGGCGGGGAGAGTGACACCGGGTCCTCGGCCGAGTCCTCCCCGTTCGGGTCCCCTCTGCTCTCACGCTCCGTGTCGCTGCTGAAGGGGTTCGCCCAGGACAGCCAGGCCAAGGTGAGCCAGCTCAAGCAGTCGGCGGGCCGCCACGGCTCCCTGGCCGCCGAGGACGGCGCGCCAGACACCAGCCCCGGGGCGCGGCGCCGCCTGACCCGCAGGGCCGCCCCCGAGCCGGGCCCCGAGACTGGCCAGGTGCCCCGCGCCGAGCATGCGGTCCGTGTGGGCCCCCGGGGCAGCGTGCGGCTGCTGGCGGAGTACGAGGCAGCGCAGGCCCGCCTGCGGGTGCGCCTGCTGGCCGCCGAGGGCCTCTATGACTGCCTGTGCGACGCCCGCAGCATCAACTGCTGCGTGGGGCTGTGCCTGGTCCCGGGCAAGCTGCAGAAGCAGCGCAGCACCATCATCAAGAACAGCCGCCACCCCGTCTTCAACGAAGACTTCTTTTTCGACGGCCTGGGGCCAGCCAGCGTCCGAAAGCTGGCCCTCAGGATCAAGGTGGTGAACAAGGGCAGCAGCCTCAAGCGGGACACGCTGCTCGGGGAGAAGGAGCTGCCCCtcacctccctgctcccctccttgTAA